The genomic interval AGAAAATCTGGGAGGTGAGCCGAGTGAATAAAATAACATTCTTAAATGATTTAGAGAGCGAGTTAAGATGGTTGCCCAGAAAAGAACAAGATAGAATCATGTTTAAATATGAAGATATATTCTATGAAGGGGAGCGCCAAGGCCGCTCTGAAACAGAAATATTAGAAAGTATGGAACCTCCTAAAAAAATTGCAAAAGAAATTTATGCACAGCATGCAATAGATAATGCAGAAAGTGCTCCGAATGCCCAAAATGTAACGAAAGCTGTATTAGCCACAATCGGAATAGGTTTAATGACATTGATTATTATACTGATTCCATTAATATTTGTGGTTATTATTATGCTAGCAATGCTGCTTACGTCATTAGTTTTAATACTAGCACCGATTATTATGGCACTTGCTAATATATTGGATGGTTTTTCGCACTTCTTATTCAGCGACTTTCTTTTCTCAATCAGTTATACAGGACTCGGTATCATTTTGATTGTTTTAATTTTTAAACTTGCTGAAATTCTGTATAAATTAATCTTGAAATATTTACGATGGAATTTAAATATAATAAAGGGGAGCATACAAGGATGAAAAAATTACTGATAATTGGAATAGTCATGTTTGTTGCTTTCTTTTCACTTGGATCACTTGTTTGGTTTGTGCATGATAAAAGTATCTTGCCTAATGAAGAAGTACATAAAACATTTTCAGATGAAAATGTTCAAGATATTACAGTGAGCGGAAAAAAATCGAATATTAAAGTTGTCCAAGGCAATCAGTTAAAATTAAATTACAATGGTGAGAAGCCGATTAATTATTCAATTCATAATGGTATTTTAAAAATATCAGAAAAACAAAAAAATGATATTGCACCGTCTATTAATCCATTTAAAAAAAATAAGCAGAACATGACAATTGAAGTTCCGAAGAAGAAGTTAAATGATATTAATGTTTCAACAGATGTAGGTGATATTCATTTCGATGGAGTCCATGCTAAGACAGCGACGATTTGGAACAATATTTCTGATGTTAATTTCACTAAAAGTAAAGTTGATAGTGTAGAGATTAAATCTGAATCTTCTCGATTGAGCTTTAATCAAACCAGTTTCGACAATGGTAATATTAAAATTGATAATGGTTCAATAAAAGGAAATAATTCTATCATCAGAGATAGTGTGTTTATCATCGGAAGAGGAAATATTAATTTGAAAAACATGAAAAAAGCATGCGATTTAAAAGCATTTGCAAAAAATGGCAGTATTAATTTTGCTTATAAAGATAAACCTGAGGATACGTTATTGAAATTAAATCCATCTGATGGTAAAAAAATTGTGAATAACCCTAATTTTGAAGATGAAAAAACGGGTGATGGTAAAAATATTCTTGAATTTTACACCAATCACGGTGATATCGAAATAAACTAGAAAAGAAGAAGCACGTACGATTTTTTTCGTACGTGCTTAAATATTATTTAGAAGCGAATTGTATTTTGGTATCAATATAGCCGTCAAACGATTGTATATCTAGTTCATTGCCGGCTAACCATTTATTAAAATCAATTTGAATCGGTGTACCGTTTTCTCCTAATGCAATCCATGCCTCCATTGTTTCTGGATTATACAAACTTGTATGAATTGTTCCAGACCAGCTACTGAATAATTTACTGTAAATTTCATATTCGGGATTATTAAATAATTCGAATGCTTTTCCTTTATCCATATGAATATCAGTCTGTTTCAAAGTTCGCGCAAGACGTTCTTTTGATTCTTTAGTGTAATTTCTATTTTCATGTGTAAGTAATTTAAAATGATTGGTACATGTACGATCGTATCTTACATTGATATCTCTTGGAGAAACTTCAACAATAGCATGATTTAAATTTCTATCCATCATAATATAACTGAATGAACTGCGGTGTGGAATTTCTGATAATAGTTGAATAGCTTCTTCTGTATTTTTACATAGTTCCAGAATCAATCTCCCAATCATGTAGCACACAAATCCATTAGCAGGTTTTTTGCGGTGCATAAAATTATAACCCATGGCTAGTCCCGCTCCGTTTAAACCATCCATTCTACCTGTAACTCTAGAAGTAGGACCGATTTGTGCATAGCCTCCGTCATTAGGTTGATAAAGCAGATAACGTCCATCATAAGTCGCTGGGTGATAATCATAGTTTCTTACAAGATAATCATTTCCTAAAAAAACAGTACATCCGCTGTCTTTTTTAATAGGCGTAAAGCGATAATGGGCAAAGTTGAATACAATTTGGCGAATTGGCAATTCAAGTACTTCACGCATACCTATTAATTCTTCCCAAATTTGCGGCGCATAGGTTTGAAATATTGAATACGTTTCATTAACGTCAATATCAAAGCGAGGCAGCCGCTTTTTCCATTCTTTTTCTCTATTTTGAAGTAAACGTGTTTGTTTCATCCATTTTCCAGTTTCCACACCTAAATCAAAATGCGATCCTCGAAATGTCATGATATCCGATTGAACTTTCTGCATTGAAATATCTCCTTAATTTTTCGTTTTTACAATTGTCATAGTAATGTAATTTTTTATTAATAGACTTCGGAAATAATTGTGTATTACAATATAATTAGTAAAGAAACAGTGTAAACAATGTCAATGTCACTTGAAACGCGGAGTAAACGTTCAGGGGTGATAGTTATGTTTCAAGATTATTATAACAAAGCATACTCTGCTGTATATAGATGGTGGAGAGGCGTTTAGTCAGTAATCTTACAATCAACGAAATAATTGACTTTCCGTTAGGTAAGTAATTATTTCGTTTTTTACATAATCAAATTATATATTTTACTTAAATTTTTAGTAACCGAAGTGCTTGAATTAAAACATATTGGGGTATATGTTTTAATGATGAATTTAAGTGTGCTATTATTACAATATGCAGGCTATTATTTTTATAGAGGTGAAAGTAAAATGTTAGACTTTATTAAAGGCTTTTTCAAGTTTTTCTTCGGCTTAGCACTTATCGTGTCATTAGTTGTTGGCGTAGGTGTAGCAGTATTTGCTTATGTCTTTAAGAAAGATTTTGAAGACATTGAAAGAAGAACAAAAGAAATCGTTTCAGATATTGAATCTGGAAATGAATAATTGAGAGGTAGCACTTGCTGGTTGATTCAGCAAGTGCTTTTTCTGTATTAAAGACGAATTAAAGAGATTTGAGTAATGTCTAATAAAGAAAGTTTTACATTTCGCTTTGTTTTTAACTCGTTTCCAATTAAAAATTGCTCTAAATAATCAATTTTTTTAGGCAGCATATTCATTATGAGAATTCTTCCTTCTTTAAAATAGCGTACCTGGATAGGGCATCCTTTGTTGAAAGCAATATCAATTTTTTGATTAAGGTCATGAATTTGGTCTTCAGATAATACAGGACGTTCTACTTTTGTTTGATCTGTTACATATTGATGTAAACGTTCAAACTGTTCTGGTAAGGTGGCAAACGGTGCCCATTTTACCATTCCTCTTCCTTGCGGAATATTCGTTTCTAATTGGCTGCGTGGAATTTTTCGATAATCTGTTTCTGAATGTGAGTATTTCAAAGTTATCACCTGCTCATTGTTCAAGTTGATAATTTTATTATACGAACACTTGTTCGTATTTGCAAGTGCGTCTGTGCGTATTTTGAATATAAAGTTGAACAGCCAATATCTAACTATTATCTTTTTGTACAAGAATATCTTACAATGGTTAATAAATAATTAGTAAAAGAGGAGGGCTTAAATTATGACAAAAGCAGGTTATATTGGATCTTATACAAAAAAAGAAGGAAAGGGTATTTATCGTTTCGTATTGGACGAAGCGAAAGCTGCAATTGAAAAAGTAGAAACAGGATTTGAAATTGAAGCATCAACTTATCTAGCAAGAAAAAATCAATTTTTATATGCGATAACAAAAGAGGGAGAACGTTGTGGCATAGCTAGCTTCCGTGTAGAAAATGATGGACAATTAGTTTTGTTGAATAAATGTTTAGATTCTGTTGAAGGCACAGGGTGCTATATTTCAGTATCGGACGATGGAGCTTATTTGTTTGAAGCGGTATATGGTGCAGGAATCATCCGCTTATATGAATTAGATTCATCAACTGGAGAAGTAGTGAGATTGATTGAGGAATTGAAGCATAACTATAAAACCGGACCAAACGAAAGACAGGATCATCCTCATGTACATTATGCGCATCAAACACCTGATAAAAAATTTGTAGCTGCTTGCGACTTGGGAACAGATCGGATTGTTAGTTATTCATTTAATGAAAATGGATACGATGTAGCAGCAGTTTCTGAGTTTAAAGCAGGCTTTGGCCCTCGCCATATTGAATTTAATAATAATGGGAAATATGCCTACGTAGTGCATGAATTAGCCAATAAAGTCAGCGTAACAAAATATGTAAATGGTCATTTTGAAGAGATTGCTAGTTATTCAACAGTACCTAAGGACTTCGAAGGTGAAAGTAAACTAGCAGGTGTACATTTATCACACGACCAACGTTTCCTATATATCAGCAACAGAGGGCATGATAGCATTGCTGTGTTTGCTGTAAATGATAAAGGTGATGAATTAGAGTTTGTAGAAATTGTTCCAAGCGGCGATGAATTTCCACGTGACTTTAACATTACAGAAGATGATAATTATTTAGTTTGTGCACACCAAGAAGGAGATTACAAAGTGACAGTCTTTGAACGTCATCATGAAAGTGGCAAGTTAAGTTTAACAGATGGTCAACATCATGCCGCAGAAGGTGTTTGTGTAATCTTTGATTAATTATAAATTAGATAAAATATCGGTGCTTAAATCGGCATCGATATTTTTTTATGCAAATCAATAACTAATGGTTATTAAAATGATAACCAAAAGTTATGTATACGTTTACAAAAAAGTAGTTAAATATCCAGAAAATTATGATAAACTTAATAAAACAATAACATGTTTATGCAATAGATATATTTATTTTATCTTATCTAAAAACGTAGACAGCTATTGAATTAAAGGGGGGATTGTTATGCTGAAACAACATAACAGTAATTTTTTCATGACAGGCAGTCTGACATTCTTTTCTAATAAAAAGAAAAATAAGCCTTATAATTTAGGACAGTTGATAGGGCTTATCCTCGGTCCTGTTTTATTTGCGTTGATTTTATTATTTGTGCATCCTGAAGGCTTGGGTTACAAAGGGGTATTTGTAATGGCAAGTACAGCTTGGATTGCAGTTTGGTGGATTACAGAAGCCATACCTATCCCAGCAACCAGCTTAATGCCGTTAGTTTTGATGCCGATTGGACATGTTATGGATCCAGCACAAGTTACTTCGGAATACGGTAATGATATTATCTTCTTATTTTTAGGTGGATTTATCTTAGCAATTGCAATGGAAAGATGGAACTTACATACACGGGTAGCTTTAATTATTATTAACAGTATTGGAACAAGTACAGGGAAAATATTACTTGGATTTATGTTAGCAACAGGTGGTTTATCCATGTTTGTTTCAAATACTGCAGCAGTTATGATTATGATTCCGATAGGGTTAGCAATCATAGCAGAAGCAAAAGCATTAAATGAAAAAGAAGCTCATCAGACAAGTTTATCAAAATTTGAACAGTCTTTAGTACTTGCTATTGGGTATGCAGGAACAATTGGTGGTATGGGTACACTCATTGGAACACCGCCATTAATCATTTTAAAGGGTCAATACCACGCTGCTTTTGGACATGAAATTAGTTTTGCAAAATGGATGATTATCGGTATACCGACAGTTATTATCTTATTGTTCTTAACATGGTTATATTTGCGTTTTATCGCATTTAAACAAGAATTGAAATATCTTCCGGGTGGAGATGCTTTAATAAAAACTAAATTAAAAGAATTAGGCAAAATCACTTATGAAGAAAAAGTCGTATTTACAGTATTTACAATGGCCAGTATCCTATGGATTATTCGAGAGTTTGTATTAAAACAATGGGGGCCGACTTCTTTAGTTCAAGATGGAACCATTGCGATGTTTGTATCAATTCTACTCTTTATTATCCCAGCTAAAAATACAAAAGAGCATAAACGTATTATTGATTGGGAAGTTGCGAAAGAATTGCCTTGGGGCGTCTTAATCTTATTTGGAGGCGGTCTAGCGCTTGCAAAAGGGATTTCAGAAAGTGGATTAGCAAAGTGGCTTGGCGAACAACTCGTTGCATTGAATGGTGTGAGTCCGCTTCTCATCGTTATCGTCATCACGATGTTCGTTTTATTCTTAACTGAAGTTACATCTAATACTGCAACAGCAACGATGATTCTGCCGATTTTAGCCACACTCTCAGTTGCTATCGGCGTACATCCACTATTATTGATGGTACCTGCAGCTATGGCTTCCAACTGTGCTTACATGATGCCTGTCGGAACACCGCCAAATGCCATTGTGTTTGGTACAGGCTTGATTTCAATCAAGAAAATGGCCAGTGTCGGATTCTGGGTCAATATGATCAGTGCCATCTTAATTATATTAGTAGTTTACTTCTTAATGCCGTATGCATTAGGTGTTGATATTAGCGAACCATTAAAATTAGTGAAATAAATTAGCAAGCGCCTGTGACGAATCAAGTCACAGACGCTTGTTTTCATTTTAAAATCATCGCCTCATTAGAAATATTTTTTAATTCAATTTGATTTATAGACAATTCAGGTTGGTTCACAATGAGATGATTAATATCTTCCAAATGAATCAAATGTTGTGAATTTCCAAAATAATTATCAGCAATCAGTACATCTTGATGTTGAACGTTTTGATAGTTACGAATGTGTATAGCATCTTTTTTCATGCTACCTTCAAAGCGGTTATTAATAATATTAAGATCAGCGCCGCCTTGAGGACCAGTAACAATTCCTGATAGAACGTCGGCAGTATTCTTATCATCTTTAGTACCAAGAAAGCGAATACCTCCATTACAATCAATAAAATGATTATCCATAATATAAGTGTCTTTATATTTAAGTGGTGTTAACGCATAATCACTTGTTTGATGAAAAGTGTTTTTAGAAATAAAAATATTTGTATAGTATTTATTATTGCGAGAAGCATGTGACCCGACAGCACGATTCCAACTATTAAAACCAGGTGTATCTGATGGGCCGAAATAACATTCAGAAATCGATACATTTCGGGTGATTGTACCATCGCGTGTGCCAAACTTCGGAAAAGCACCAGGTACTTGAATATCCAATTGAATTGCTTCAGAAAAACTGCGATCGCCATTCACATCTAAAAAACCTTCAAAATTGCAGCGTGTAATCACTAATCCATCAACACCGCAAGCATCGATACCATGGCCCCCTACGACATCTTTGATAGTGACATTATATAACAAGATATCTTCTGCATGGCCGATACACATCGCAGTGTTATTATCTGGGATACGTGAACCGTT from Staphylococcus condimenti carries:
- a CDS encoding HAAS signaling domain-containing protein: MNKITFLNDLESELRWLPRKEQDRIMFKYEDIFYEGERQGRSETEILESMEPPKKIAKEIYAQHAIDNAESAPNAQNVTKAVLATIGIGLMTLIIILIPLIFVVIIMLAMLLTSLVLILAPIIMALANILDGFSHFLFSDFLFSISYTGLGIILIVLIFKLAEILYKLILKYLRWNLNIIKGSIQG
- a CDS encoding DUF4097 family beta strand repeat-containing protein; protein product: MKKLLIIGIVMFVAFFSLGSLVWFVHDKSILPNEEVHKTFSDENVQDITVSGKKSNIKVVQGNQLKLNYNGEKPINYSIHNGILKISEKQKNDIAPSINPFKKNKQNMTIEVPKKKLNDINVSTDVGDIHFDGVHAKTATIWNNISDVNFTKSKVDSVEIKSESSRLSFNQTSFDNGNIKIDNGSIKGNNSIIRDSVFIIGRGNINLKNMKKACDLKAFAKNGSINFAYKDKPEDTLLKLNPSDGKKIVNNPNFEDEKTGDGKNILEFYTNHGDIEIN
- a CDS encoding C45 family autoproteolytic acyltransferase/hydolase, which gives rise to MQKVQSDIMTFRGSHFDLGVETGKWMKQTRLLQNREKEWKKRLPRFDIDVNETYSIFQTYAPQIWEELIGMREVLELPIRQIVFNFAHYRFTPIKKDSGCTVFLGNDYLVRNYDYHPATYDGRYLLYQPNDGGYAQIGPTSRVTGRMDGLNGAGLAMGYNFMHRKKPANGFVCYMIGRLILELCKNTEEAIQLLSEIPHRSSFSYIMMDRNLNHAIVEVSPRDINVRYDRTCTNHFKLLTHENRNYTKESKERLARTLKQTDIHMDKGKAFELFNNPEYEIYSKLFSSWSGTIHTSLYNPETMEAWIALGENGTPIQIDFNKWLAGNELDIQSFDGYIDTKIQFASK
- a CDS encoding YolD-like family protein — protein: MKYSHSETDYRKIPRSQLETNIPQGRGMVKWAPFATLPEQFERLHQYVTDQTKVERPVLSEDQIHDLNQKIDIAFNKGCPIQVRYFKEGRILIMNMLPKKIDYLEQFLIGNELKTKRNVKLSLLDITQISLIRL
- a CDS encoding lactonase family protein, coding for MTKAGYIGSYTKKEGKGIYRFVLDEAKAAIEKVETGFEIEASTYLARKNQFLYAITKEGERCGIASFRVENDGQLVLLNKCLDSVEGTGCYISVSDDGAYLFEAVYGAGIIRLYELDSSTGEVVRLIEELKHNYKTGPNERQDHPHVHYAHQTPDKKFVAACDLGTDRIVSYSFNENGYDVAAVSEFKAGFGPRHIEFNNNGKYAYVVHELANKVSVTKYVNGHFEEIASYSTVPKDFEGESKLAGVHLSHDQRFLYISNRGHDSIAVFAVNDKGDELEFVEIVPSGDEFPRDFNITEDDNYLVCAHQEGDYKVTVFERHHESGKLSLTDGQHHAAEGVCVIFD
- a CDS encoding SLC13 family permease, translated to MLKQHNSNFFMTGSLTFFSNKKKNKPYNLGQLIGLILGPVLFALILLFVHPEGLGYKGVFVMASTAWIAVWWITEAIPIPATSLMPLVLMPIGHVMDPAQVTSEYGNDIIFLFLGGFILAIAMERWNLHTRVALIIINSIGTSTGKILLGFMLATGGLSMFVSNTAAVMIMIPIGLAIIAEAKALNEKEAHQTSLSKFEQSLVLAIGYAGTIGGMGTLIGTPPLIILKGQYHAAFGHEISFAKWMIIGIPTVIILLFLTWLYLRFIAFKQELKYLPGGDALIKTKLKELGKITYEEKVVFTVFTMASILWIIREFVLKQWGPTSLVQDGTIAMFVSILLFIIPAKNTKEHKRIIDWEVAKELPWGVLILFGGGLALAKGISESGLAKWLGEQLVALNGVSPLLIVIVITMFVLFLTEVTSNTATATMILPILATLSVAIGVHPLLLMVPAAMASNCAYMMPVGTPPNAIVFGTGLISIKKMASVGFWVNMISAILIILVVYFLMPYALGVDISEPLKLVK
- a CDS encoding glycosyl hydrolase family 28-related protein; this translates as MIINPIHFGLTGRHKHKDTKALQRALNLAKKHPGSIIYIPAGTFYIKRALTIFEGTTLFLNENAVLQRHGKDTLLKNGWRYGQYHDYQANSHIRIIGGTFDMNGSRIPDNNTAMCIGHAEDILLYNVTIKDVVGGHGIDACGVDGLVITRCNFEGFLDVNGDRSFSEAIQLDIQVPGAFPKFGTRDGTITRNVSISECYFGPSDTPGFNSWNRAVGSHASRNNKYYTNIFISKNTFHQTSDYALTPLKYKDTYIMDNHFIDCNGGIRFLGTKDDKNTADVLSGIVTGPQGGADLNIINNRFEGSMKKDAIHIRNYQNVQHQDVLIADNYFGNSQHLIHLEDINHLIVNQPELSINQIELKNISNEAMILK